DNA sequence from the Glycine soja cultivar W05 chromosome 18, ASM419377v2, whole genome shotgun sequence genome:
CTCGTGGGAATCTTGGGACGTTCTCAAGCGCGACtacaaccttgaggacaaggttgtttTGGAAGCCTGCAGGGATGCTATGAATAATGAATCAGCAGAAGCAAGGAACACAGAGCAAGGAACAGAGACAAAGAGGAAAAGTCAGAAACCACGATACCTGAGGGATTACGTGGCAAAATGAGTAAGCAATCCTGTCAGCAACAGCCTTGTCAGCACAGAATCTTCCAAAATCTTCGACCGTTAGAGGCACCTTCCGCTAAGCATTATCCATAGCCATTTACAAATTCCTCCAAGGCACATATGCCAAATTCTGTTAGAATTACACAATTCTAGAATAGAACAGAATACTTATAAATAGAATGAATGTAATTCGGAAAACACAGAATCAATAATACGAATTTCCCTTTCTTACCCTTTTTTCTTGGAGGAGCTAGAACCTCGAATTCTAGCCTTGACCCCTGGGTCATAGCAGGAACACTAGAATGAAAATAGCTGTTGGGGCTGCAAAAGGATTAGAATACCTTCATGATAAAGAAAATCCTCCTGTCATCTATAGAGACTTCAAGTCATCTAACATATTACTTGATGAAGGATACCACCCAAAACTTTCTGACTTTGGTCTTGCGAAGCTTGGTCCTGTTGGTGACAAATCACATGTTTCTACCCGCGTCAAGGGAACTTATGGTTACTGTGCTCCTGAGCATTGGACAGCTGACTGTGAAGTCTGATGCGATGTATATAGTTTTGGAGTGGTCTTCTTAGAGCTAATCACTAGCCGTAAAGCAATTGACAGCACCCAGCCCCAGGGAGAACAGAATCTTGTCACATGGGTTTTCCTCTATTCTTTCTCTTGTcattttaattagttagttTGGCAAGCATAAATTGTTGCAAATAAAAATGGAGAGGTAACTTCAGTTTTATATGTATGTTTGTGCAGGAAAGTCCACTTTTTAACGACCGAAGGAAGTTTCCAAAGTTGGCTGATCCCAGACTGCAGGGGAGGTCATTACCAGGCTCTTGCCGTGGCATCATTGTGCATTCAAGAATCAGCTGCAACGCGTCCTCTGATTGGAGATGTGGTGACAGCCCTCTCTTATCTGGCCAACCAGGCATATGATGAAGGTGGAAGAATATTGAAAAATGAAGGGACTTGGAAGGATCCGAGAAAGATGACTCCCCATGAGAAACTGAGATCTAGGTAGAGAACGAGCTGTGGCTGAAGCCAAGACGTGGGGAGAGAACTtgagacaaaaaagaaaacaaagtttgCAGCAGCGCAGTCTTGATGGTTCTAATGCTTAGTTTTCTGCCTTGAGGCTATGGAAGGTGGAAGAAAATATGGGGAGCTGATCCAGAGCAACAACTCAAACAGCCATTTAGGCCATATTCTAGGTTCTAATTTCTTTAGAATCTTCCTAGTAGCCATTCTTGCAATGGCTGCAACATGAATGAAGCTCATAACAAAATCTTTTCTAACATAACCTTTTAGGAACTTTGTTTTCCCTTGTTTCTTTACTGTTCTTTCTGCCTCCTGAACTCGAGCATAATGGAGACTGTACATTATGTAAGAATCGCTGCAGTAAACATGCACAGACAAAATTCTTCTCCCATGTGTTTATGGTAATCTCAGTATCAGCTATAAGTGTTACAAACTAATTTGTAATAATCGTAATTAACATAGGCTACTTCGGCTTATAGTGGATAATTATAATGTCTTTCATTCTTTAGTGAAAGAGTCTGTACAATTGCCGTTTCATGATCATATGTGAACATAATAGGACAATTTCGATCATTTGTGAACAAAGGTAAATTAGGAATCCTACTAATTGCCTATATTGATTAAATGAGATAGTTTTGACCCCTCAGTAAGACTAAAATGGTTTTGCTCCATGAAGTCGAATTTCCTGTATGATGTCCAAGCCACCTCAACACCTTTGAAAAATTTGAGTTTGCCTAAGTTTTTCATGTGAAGATAAGGGTGCAAATAATCCTTGAAGCGGTTAATTGTTGCATGATCATTCTTAGAAATGATGAAGTTATCTATACATATACTAGAACTACGATGTGCAACTCCTGTTTTTGCAAGAAAAAGGACTAATCCGATAGTGATAGTTTGAACTGATACTAGTTTAGTGCAACAGACAACTTACGGAACAAACACCGAGGATCTAGCCTGAGCCCATAGATACTTGTATAATTGGCACACCATTCCAAGATTGATCTTACTGAGGATTGTAACTAAATAATGAAGATTGATCTTTCACAAGAAAAGAATGATCAATGactttttgacaaaaaaagtgGGTATGCAGCACACAATTATTTATATCAAAAGTTGAATATTGATGTCTTTTGTTATGaatgaaaagataaatttagtataattaaaaaattgaatgattatATTGAATTTTTCTGCAAATACCAAACTTAATTACTTAGAAGTGTTAATTAATAGtttaaatgttttctttttgaattctattaattaattaattcttatttGGTTGCATGCATGATTCAACGCAATATTAATTAACTTGGTCTACATGCGTCCATGGAAACGAAAATAACCGGCTTTATAGTTTTTCTCTGTTAAATACAAATGAGGTGGGTTGGTGGTGCCTTTTATTGTATTGGGAAGGTGCTTTATGGTCTATTCCCTAACTTTTGTAAACTGCAATTTTGATACCTGGTGCCT
Encoded proteins:
- the LOC114397457 gene encoding serine/threonine-protein kinase PBS1-like, whose protein sequence is MKIAVGAAKGLEYLHDKENPPVIYRDFKSSNILLDEGYHPKLSDFGLAKLGPVGDKSHVSTRVKGTYGYCAPEHWTADCEESPLFNDRRKFPKLADPRLQGRSLPGSCRGIIVHSRISCNASSDWRCGDSPLLSGQPGI